A window of the Cystobacter fuscus genome harbors these coding sequences:
- the sppA gene encoding signal peptide peptidase SppA — MRLLFVPLVNLLLLLRALLGLPLRLLGARSRPSYVRFRLSGDPAYREPGRAPRLGLLGTQGRPEPATVTSLERLREDLALLARDPAIKGILLEMGELAVPPAKRDVLVKLLADFRAAGKRVVAWAVSTDSLGYQVMCSADEVLLSPAGRLELVGYAAEATALGEGLGRLGIQAHFFRRGEYKTAPELFTHPQVSDIQRRTLEAFLDERYGELVDTVARGRRRTPEEVRRWIDVGPYSARRAAAEGLVDGLCDEMDLPKRLGLSTGEDEEGEGVESMELYRARLPWPPVRWRKLKRKPRLAVVPVSGMIVTGKGGTGVGPELSGSETVVKALRAAGRDRRSRAVVLYVASSGGSAVASEIILEAVQRVARKKPVIAFVDRVAASGGYMAALGAREIWATPHAIVGSIGVFGGKFDVSGLLAKLGVHRTLITRGESAGMFSSSRGFTERERELMEAEMEETYQAFLERVARARGRTTEEIHALAEGRVYSGQRARAAGLVDRTEGGFEEACARAMELAKVPGPFELKTFGGGGRRFSLLRLLLGGGAQTGTYAFCPTAWSLEGFGRGERFE, encoded by the coding sequence GTGCGCCTGCTCTTCGTTCCCCTGGTCAACCTGTTGTTGTTGCTCCGTGCCCTGCTGGGCCTGCCGCTGCGCCTGTTGGGGGCCCGGAGTCGCCCCTCCTACGTGCGCTTCCGGTTGTCGGGAGACCCCGCCTACCGCGAGCCGGGGCGCGCGCCCCGCCTGGGTCTGCTCGGTACCCAGGGGCGTCCGGAGCCCGCCACGGTGACGTCCCTGGAGCGCCTGCGCGAGGACCTCGCCCTCCTGGCGAGGGATCCGGCGATCAAGGGCATCCTCCTGGAGATGGGCGAGCTGGCGGTGCCGCCGGCCAAGCGGGACGTGCTGGTGAAGCTGCTCGCGGACTTCCGGGCGGCGGGCAAGCGGGTGGTGGCCTGGGCGGTGAGCACGGACAGCCTGGGCTATCAGGTGATGTGCTCGGCGGACGAGGTGCTGCTCAGCCCCGCGGGGCGGCTGGAGCTGGTGGGCTACGCGGCGGAGGCCACCGCGCTGGGCGAGGGCCTGGGCCGGCTGGGCATCCAGGCGCACTTCTTCCGGCGCGGCGAGTACAAGACGGCGCCCGAGCTCTTCACGCACCCCCAGGTGTCGGACATCCAGCGGCGCACGCTGGAGGCCTTCCTGGATGAGCGCTACGGGGAGCTGGTGGATACCGTGGCGAGGGGCCGGCGCCGCACGCCCGAGGAGGTGCGGCGGTGGATCGACGTGGGGCCCTACAGTGCCCGGCGCGCGGCGGCCGAGGGGCTCGTCGACGGGCTGTGCGACGAGATGGACCTGCCGAAACGGCTGGGCCTGAGCACCGGCGAGGACGAGGAGGGGGAGGGGGTGGAGTCCATGGAGCTGTACCGGGCGCGGCTGCCGTGGCCGCCGGTGCGGTGGCGGAAGCTGAAGCGCAAGCCCCGGCTCGCGGTGGTGCCGGTGTCGGGGATGATCGTCACGGGCAAGGGCGGCACGGGCGTGGGTCCGGAGCTGTCGGGCTCGGAGACGGTGGTGAAGGCGCTGCGCGCGGCGGGGAGGGATCGGCGCTCGCGCGCGGTGGTGTTGTACGTGGCGAGCTCGGGGGGCTCGGCGGTGGCCTCGGAGATCATCCTGGAGGCGGTGCAGCGGGTGGCCCGGAAGAAGCCCGTCATCGCCTTCGTGGACCGGGTGGCGGCCAGCGGCGGCTACATGGCGGCGCTGGGCGCGCGGGAGATCTGGGCCACGCCGCACGCCATCGTGGGCTCCATTGGCGTGTTCGGAGGGAAGTTCGACGTCTCCGGGCTGCTGGCGAAGCTGGGGGTGCACCGCACGCTCATCACCCGGGGCGAGAGCGCGGGCATGTTCTCCTCCTCGCGCGGCTTCACCGAGCGCGAGCGGGAGCTGATGGAGGCGGAGATGGAGGAGACCTACCAGGCCTTCCTGGAGCGGGTGGCCCGGGCGCGGGGGCGCACCACGGAGGAGATCCACGCGCTGGCGGAGGGGCGGGTGTACAGCGGGCAGCGGGCGCGCGCGGCGGGGCTGGTGGACCGGACGGAGGGCGGCTTCGAGGAGGCGTGCGCGCGGGCCATGGAGCTGGCGAAGGTGCCGGGGCCCTTCGAGCTGAAGACGTTCGGAGGTGGCGGCCGGCGCTTCTCGCTGCTGCGGCTGTTGTTGGGGGGCGGCGCCCAGACGGGCACGTATGCCTTCTGCCCGACGGCGTGGAGCCTGGAGGGCTTCGGAAGAGGGGAGCGCTTCGAGTAG
- a CDS encoding zf-TFIIB domain-containing protein: MARPCPLCANEQLRPLRVSHVEVGTCVQCHGLWFPRGAWARVPDRPPLRAFLGAARRAPSRCRKKGHLIPPERGTCATCASAPLACPDCGQRLARVVTRAGPVEVCPHCEGLWLDAGGYARLEGVTDLQAAPASAGKTSIQTCSACADTIQSDMFVYEGDVYCSRCRPPGAVPRQR, from the coding sequence ATGGCGCGACCCTGTCCCCTGTGCGCGAACGAGCAGCTTCGGCCCCTGCGTGTCTCCCACGTGGAGGTGGGCACGTGCGTCCAGTGCCACGGGCTGTGGTTTCCCCGGGGGGCGTGGGCGCGCGTGCCGGATCGTCCTCCCCTGCGGGCCTTCCTCGGAGCGGCGCGCCGGGCCCCCTCGCGCTGCCGGAAGAAGGGCCACCTGATTCCCCCGGAGCGCGGCACGTGCGCCACCTGCGCCAGCGCCCCCCTGGCCTGTCCGGACTGTGGCCAGCGGCTCGCCCGGGTGGTGACGCGCGCCGGCCCCGTGGAGGTCTGCCCGCACTGCGAGGGGCTCTGGTTGGACGCGGGCGGCTACGCGCGGCTGGAGGGCGTGACGGATCTCCAGGCGGCTCCCGCCAGCGCGGGGAAGACTTCCATCCAGACATGCTCGGCATGCGCTGACACGATTCAGTCAGACATGTTCGTGTATGAGGGAGATGTCTATTGTTCCCGCTGCCGGCCTCCGGGCGCCGTCCCCCGGCAGCGGTAG
- a CDS encoding ABC transporter permease, protein MRHLLKNLGLYALAAWASLTLNFIIPRMMPGDPASAMFARFAGQLQPEAIEALRAAFGFTNEPLLQQYFTYLSHMFQGDLGISVAYFPASVTEVIGTGLGWTLLLSGTAVMISFALGSLLGVIATWRRGGWLDSTLPPLLSFLGAFPYFWLAMVVLYGLGYSLGAFPLRHAYSDMIAPSLSGEFIASVAEHMVLPATSIVVASLGGWMLGMRSTMVGVLAEDYISLANAKGLSQGRIMFHYAARNALLPNITGFGMAIGFVLSGSLLTEIVFSYPGQGYLLIQAVRNQDYPLMQGIFLTITLAVLGANLLVDILYVWLDPRTRAR, encoded by the coding sequence GTGCGTCATCTATTGAAGAACCTGGGGCTCTATGCCCTCGCCGCGTGGGCCTCGCTCACGCTCAATTTCATCATCCCCCGGATGATGCCGGGAGACCCCGCGTCGGCGATGTTCGCGCGCTTCGCGGGTCAACTCCAGCCCGAGGCCATCGAGGCCCTGCGCGCCGCGTTTGGTTTCACCAACGAGCCGCTGCTGCAGCAATACTTCACATATCTGTCCCATATGTTCCAGGGAGATCTGGGCATCTCCGTGGCTTATTTCCCGGCGTCGGTGACGGAGGTCATCGGCACGGGGTTGGGGTGGACGCTGCTGCTGTCGGGCACCGCGGTGATGATCAGCTTCGCGCTGGGCTCGCTGCTTGGGGTGATCGCCACTTGGCGGCGCGGGGGCTGGCTCGACTCGACGCTGCCCCCGCTGCTCAGCTTCCTGGGCGCCTTTCCCTACTTCTGGCTGGCGATGGTGGTGCTCTACGGGCTGGGCTACTCGCTGGGCGCCTTCCCGCTGCGCCACGCCTACAGCGACATGATCGCGCCGTCGCTGAGCGGTGAGTTCATCGCGAGCGTCGCCGAGCACATGGTGCTGCCCGCCACGTCGATCGTCGTCGCCTCGCTGGGCGGGTGGATGCTCGGCATGCGCAGCACGATGGTGGGTGTGCTGGCCGAGGACTACATCTCGCTGGCCAACGCCAAGGGCCTGTCGCAGGGGCGCATCATGTTCCACTACGCCGCGCGCAACGCCCTGCTGCCCAACATCACCGGGTTCGGCATGGCGATCGGCTTCGTGCTGTCCGGCTCGCTGCTCACCGAGATCGTGTTCTCGTACCCCGGGCAGGGCTACCTGCTCATCCAGGCGGTGCGCAACCAGGACTACCCGCTCATGCAGGGCATCTTCCTGACGATCACCCTGGCGGTGCTGGGCGCCAATCTCCTCGTGGACATCCTCTATGTATGGCTCGATCCCCGGACGCGTGCGCGCTAA
- a CDS encoding ABC transporter permease codes for MQVANQSVAQMGEAGGVKPVARRSPRTGLLWQLLGNRKASVGVGLVLFFIAMALFGPLLVSHDPGAFVGAPHEAPSAEFPLGTTGQGQDVLAQTVAGARTSLTVGFIVGLTVMVIGAIIGMTAGYFGGWVDSALSLLTNVFLIIPGMPMAVVIAAYLRPGPVTIGVVLVVTGWAWNARVLRSQMLALREKDFVSAALVSGEGHLRIIFREILPNMTSLLMSGFISATIYAIGAQVGLEFLGIGDVGVVTWGTNLYWASNNAALLTGAWWTVVPTGVCVALVGFALVLINFAIDEMTNPRLRTDRGWTRMLKLNKLEEGLSTPVVKRHGR; via the coding sequence ATGCAAGTCGCGAATCAAAGTGTTGCGCAAATGGGCGAGGCGGGTGGCGTGAAGCCGGTGGCCCGGAGGAGTCCGCGCACGGGACTGCTCTGGCAGTTGCTGGGCAACCGCAAGGCGTCGGTGGGGGTGGGCCTGGTGCTCTTCTTCATCGCGATGGCGCTCTTCGGGCCCCTGCTCGTGTCGCATGACCCGGGCGCGTTCGTGGGGGCGCCGCACGAGGCGCCCTCGGCCGAGTTCCCCTTGGGGACGACGGGGCAGGGCCAGGACGTGCTCGCGCAGACGGTGGCGGGCGCGCGCACGTCGCTCACGGTGGGCTTCATCGTGGGCCTGACGGTGATGGTGATTGGCGCCATCATCGGCATGACGGCGGGCTACTTCGGAGGCTGGGTGGACAGCGCCCTGTCGCTGCTCACCAACGTGTTCCTCATCATCCCCGGCATGCCCATGGCCGTGGTCATCGCGGCCTACCTGCGGCCCGGGCCCGTCACCATCGGCGTGGTGCTGGTGGTCACCGGGTGGGCCTGGAACGCGCGCGTGCTGCGCTCGCAGATGCTGGCGTTGCGCGAGAAGGACTTCGTGTCCGCCGCGCTCGTGAGTGGCGAGGGCCACCTGCGCATCATCTTCCGGGAGATCCTCCCCAACATGACGTCGCTGCTGATGAGCGGCTTCATCTCCGCGACCATCTACGCCATTGGCGCCCAGGTGGGCCTGGAGTTCCTGGGCATCGGCGACGTGGGCGTGGTCACCTGGGGGACGAACCTGTACTGGGCGAGCAACAACGCGGCGCTCTTGACGGGCGCGTGGTGGACGGTGGTGCCCACGGGCGTGTGTGTGGCGCTCGTCGGCTTCGCGCTCGTGCTCATCAACTTCGCGATCGACGAGATGACCAACCCCCGGCTGCGCACGGATCGCGGTTGGACGCGCATGCTCAAGCTCAACAAACTGGAAGAGGGTCTGTCGACCCCGGTGGTGAAGCGTCATGGCCGCTAA
- a CDS encoding ABC transporter ATP-binding protein translates to MAANAIATAPAQPLLSVRDLRVEYMTPSGPVCAVDGVSFEIGRGEVLGLAGESGSGKSTAAQALLRLLRPPAMITGGEVLFDGQDVLAMNNEQLRQFRWSKMSFVFQSAMNALNPILSIGEQIADAIQAHVPMKQAQAMEKAASLLKLVGIDSSRLSSYPHQLSGGMRQRVVIAIALALDPPLMIMDEPTTALDVVVQKEILQQITELKNKLGFSILFITHDLSLLLEFSTRIAILYAGRVVETATSSELFHTPKHPYTKGLLSSAPSLRGPRGKLVGIPGSPPDMRVPPPGCRFNPRCPQVMAHCRTEEPKVSTFGSHHLSVCHLHAP, encoded by the coding sequence ATGGCCGCTAACGCAATCGCGACTGCCCCCGCGCAGCCACTGCTCTCGGTGAGGGATCTGCGCGTGGAGTACATGACGCCCTCCGGGCCCGTGTGCGCCGTGGACGGGGTGTCCTTCGAGATCGGCCGCGGCGAGGTGCTCGGGCTCGCGGGCGAGTCGGGCAGTGGCAAGTCCACCGCGGCCCAGGCGTTGCTGCGGCTGTTGCGCCCGCCCGCGATGATCACCGGCGGCGAGGTGCTCTTCGACGGCCAGGACGTGCTCGCGATGAACAACGAGCAGCTGCGCCAGTTCCGCTGGAGCAAGATGTCGTTCGTGTTCCAGAGCGCGATGAACGCCCTCAACCCGATCCTCTCGATCGGCGAGCAGATCGCGGACGCCATCCAGGCGCACGTGCCGATGAAGCAGGCCCAGGCGATGGAGAAGGCCGCCTCGCTGCTCAAGCTCGTGGGCATCGACAGCTCGCGCCTGTCGAGCTACCCGCACCAGCTCTCGGGCGGCATGCGCCAGCGCGTGGTGATCGCCATCGCGCTCGCGTTGGATCCGCCGCTGATGATCATGGACGAGCCCACGACGGCGCTCGACGTGGTGGTGCAGAAGGAGATCCTCCAGCAGATCACCGAGCTGAAGAACAAGCTGGGCTTCTCCATCCTGTTCATCACGCACGACCTGTCGCTGCTGCTCGAGTTCTCCACGCGCATCGCCATCCTCTACGCGGGGCGGGTGGTGGAGACGGCCACCTCGAGCGAGCTGTTCCACACGCCCAAGCACCCGTACACCAAGGGGCTGTTGAGCTCCGCGCCCTCGCTGCGTGGGCCGCGTGGCAAGCTCGTGGGCATTCCGGGCTCGCCGCCGGACATGCGCGTTCCTCCCCCGGGCTGCCGCTTCAACCCCCGCTGCCCGCAGGTGATGGCTCACTGCCGGACCGAAGAGCCCAAGGTGAGCACGTTCGGCTCCCACCACCTCAGCGTCTGCCACCTCCACGCCCCATGA
- a CDS encoding ABC transporter ATP-binding protein has translation MTTPAPERQPLLEVKNLTKYFNVGGGFKPKRLRALNDISFSLHEREVIALVGESGSGKSTIARLIARLMPVSGGKIVFKGRDVLAEEPKHASRDYRSLVQMIFQDPFGSLNPVHTLGYHLERPLMLHNKARTDEELRARVHELLTTVDLNPAAEVAEKHPHQLSGGQRQRVAIARALAPEPSVILADEPISMLDVSIRVGVLNLMERLKEERGISYLYITHDLASARYFADRTMVLYAGHLVESAPSEELMQRPAHPYTQLLLSAVPDPTNPMTGEFKGKPGAPVLIDPPPGCPFAARCPHVLPVCREQMPGRTQLDANRWVSCHLHGQGTAAAPEKTAEA, from the coding sequence ATGACGACCCCCGCTCCCGAGCGTCAGCCGCTCCTCGAGGTCAAGAACCTCACCAAGTACTTCAACGTGGGCGGTGGCTTCAAACCGAAGCGCCTGCGCGCCCTCAACGACATCTCCTTCTCCCTCCATGAGCGCGAGGTCATCGCGCTGGTGGGGGAGTCGGGCAGTGGCAAGAGCACCATCGCGCGGTTGATCGCGCGGCTCATGCCCGTGTCGGGCGGGAAGATCGTCTTCAAGGGACGGGACGTCCTCGCCGAGGAGCCGAAGCACGCGTCGCGTGACTACCGCTCGCTCGTGCAGATGATCTTCCAGGATCCGTTCGGCTCGTTGAACCCGGTGCACACGCTCGGCTACCACCTCGAGCGGCCGCTGATGCTGCACAACAAGGCGAGAACCGACGAGGAGCTCCGGGCGCGCGTGCACGAGCTGCTCACGACGGTCGACCTCAACCCGGCCGCGGAGGTCGCGGAGAAGCATCCGCACCAGCTCTCGGGTGGACAGCGCCAGCGCGTGGCGATCGCGCGTGCCCTGGCGCCCGAGCCCTCCGTCATCCTGGCCGACGAGCCCATCTCCATGTTGGACGTCTCCATCCGGGTGGGCGTGCTCAACCTGATGGAGCGCCTCAAGGAGGAGCGGGGCATCTCCTACCTGTACATCACGCACGACCTCGCGAGCGCGCGCTACTTCGCGGACCGCACCATGGTGCTGTACGCGGGGCACCTGGTGGAGAGCGCTCCGAGCGAGGAGTTGATGCAGCGCCCGGCGCACCCCTACACCCAGTTGCTGTTGTCGGCGGTGCCGGATCCGACCAATCCCATGACGGGGGAGTTCAAGGGCAAGCCGGGCGCGCCCGTGCTCATCGATCCGCCTCCGGGCTGCCCGTTCGCCGCGCGCTGCCCCCACGTCCTGCCCGTCTGCCGCGAGCAGATGCCGGGCAGAACACAACTGGACGCGAACCGTTGGGTGAGCTGCCACCTCCACGGCCAGGGCACCGCGGCCGCTCCGGAGAAGACCGCCGAGGCGTAG
- a CDS encoding GH1 family beta-glucosidase — protein sequence MSLISFPKDFLWGTATSSYQIEGAATEDGRGESIWDRFSKTPGKVGDGTNGDVACDHYHRYREDIALMKSLGMQAYRFSVAWPRILPTGRGKVNQKGLDFYNRLVDGLLEAGITPFVTLYHWDLPQTLQDQGGWPRRSTAEAFVEYTEVVARALGDRVKNWITHNEPWCISLLSHEKGLHAPGIKDFRLALAASHHVLLSHGWAVPVIRAASPGAQVGITLNLSPAEPASPSAADYDAFRHHDGYFNRWFLDPLYGRHYPADMIADYIKAGHLPSEGFTVVQPGDLEAIAVDTDFLGVNYYNRAVLRSDKVSEERNHPRTVHLAPESEWTEMGWEVHPDSLRKLLTRLHVDYGPRKLYVTENGASFSTPPDAQGRVPDVKRLNFLRDHFLAARKAMDAGAPLAGYFVWSFMDNFEWDRGYLQRFGIVWVDYKTQQRIPKDSALWYRDVIKANGVQVP from the coding sequence ATGTCACTCATCAGCTTCCCGAAGGATTTCCTCTGGGGTACCGCCACCTCGTCGTACCAGATCGAAGGCGCCGCGACGGAGGACGGGCGGGGCGAGTCGATCTGGGATCGCTTCTCCAAGACGCCCGGCAAGGTGGGTGACGGGACGAACGGCGACGTGGCGTGTGATCACTATCACCGCTATCGCGAGGACATCGCCCTGATGAAGAGCCTGGGGATGCAGGCCTACCGCTTCTCGGTGGCGTGGCCGCGCATCCTGCCCACGGGCCGGGGCAAGGTGAATCAGAAGGGGCTCGACTTCTACAACCGCCTGGTGGACGGGTTGCTCGAGGCGGGCATCACCCCGTTCGTGACGCTCTACCACTGGGATCTCCCCCAGACGCTGCAGGATCAGGGCGGCTGGCCCCGGCGCTCCACCGCCGAGGCGTTCGTCGAGTACACGGAAGTCGTCGCGCGCGCGCTCGGGGATCGGGTGAAGAACTGGATCACCCACAACGAGCCCTGGTGCATCAGCCTGCTCAGCCACGAGAAGGGCCTGCACGCGCCGGGCATCAAGGACTTCCGGCTGGCACTCGCGGCGAGCCACCACGTGCTGCTGTCGCACGGCTGGGCGGTGCCCGTCATCCGCGCCGCGAGCCCGGGCGCCCAGGTGGGCATCACGCTGAACCTGTCGCCCGCGGAGCCCGCCTCGCCGAGCGCCGCCGACTACGACGCGTTCCGCCACCACGACGGCTACTTCAACCGCTGGTTCCTGGATCCGCTGTACGGGCGTCACTACCCGGCGGACATGATCGCGGACTACATCAAGGCCGGACACCTGCCGTCCGAGGGCTTCACGGTGGTGCAGCCGGGGGACCTCGAGGCGATCGCGGTGGACACCGACTTCCTGGGCGTCAACTACTACAACCGCGCGGTGCTGCGCAGCGACAAGGTGTCCGAGGAGAGGAACCACCCGCGCACGGTGCACCTCGCGCCCGAGTCGGAGTGGACGGAGATGGGCTGGGAGGTCCACCCGGACAGCCTGCGCAAGCTGCTCACGCGGCTGCACGTCGACTACGGGCCGCGCAAGTTGTACGTGACGGAGAACGGGGCAAGCTTCTCGACCCCGCCGGATGCCCAGGGCCGGGTGCCCGACGTGAAGCGGCTCAACTTCCTGCGCGACCACTTCCTCGCGGCCCGCAAGGCCATGGACGCGGGCGCGCCGCTGGCCGGCTACTTCGTCTGGTCCTTCATGGACAACTTCGAGTGGGATCGCGGCTACCTGCAGCGCTTCGGCATCGTCTGGGTGGACTACAAGACCCAGCAGCGCATCCCCAAGGACAGCGCGCTCTGGTACCGGGACGTCATCAAGGCCAACGGCGTGCAGGTGCCCTGA
- a CDS encoding Mrp/NBP35 family ATP-binding protein, whose translation MSVSERDILAAMSKVMDPELHIDLVKAGMVKDVRVEGDKAKLKIELTTPACPMKGKIQADAEAALKQVPGLKTFDIEWGAQVRSAPAGMGGPQGQALLPQVKNVILVGAGKGGVGKSTVSVNLATALARDGATVGLLDADFYGPSVPLMTGITEKPTSPDGKTLLPMEKHGLKVMSIGFLVEAEQALIWRGPMLHGALMQLIRDVRWGELDYLILDLPPGTGDVALTLSQSVRAAGAVLVTTPQDVALADVVRAKQMFDKVHIPVLGIVENMSQFICPNCSHATHIFNRGGGQKAAQMFSIPFLGEIPLDLKIRESGDAGVPVVLSAPDSPEALAFRTMARNIAGRVSTENMRVAVKLPVVR comes from the coding sequence ATGAGCGTTTCCGAGCGCGACATCCTCGCGGCGATGTCGAAGGTGATGGATCCCGAGCTGCACATCGACCTCGTGAAGGCCGGGATGGTCAAGGACGTCCGCGTGGAGGGCGACAAGGCGAAGCTGAAGATCGAGCTGACCACGCCCGCCTGCCCGATGAAGGGGAAGATCCAGGCGGACGCGGAAGCGGCGCTCAAGCAGGTGCCGGGCCTCAAGACGTTCGACATCGAGTGGGGCGCGCAGGTGCGCTCGGCGCCCGCCGGCATGGGCGGTCCCCAGGGCCAGGCGCTGCTGCCCCAGGTGAAGAACGTCATCCTGGTGGGCGCGGGCAAGGGTGGGGTGGGCAAGAGCACGGTGTCGGTGAACCTGGCCACGGCCCTGGCGCGCGATGGCGCCACGGTGGGCCTGCTCGACGCGGACTTCTACGGCCCGTCGGTGCCCCTGATGACGGGCATCACCGAGAAGCCCACGAGCCCGGACGGCAAGACGCTGCTGCCCATGGAGAAGCACGGCCTCAAGGTGATGTCGATCGGCTTCCTCGTGGAGGCGGAGCAGGCGCTCATCTGGCGTGGGCCCATGCTGCACGGGGCGCTGATGCAGCTCATCCGCGACGTGCGCTGGGGCGAGCTGGACTACCTCATCCTGGACCTGCCCCCGGGCACGGGCGACGTGGCGCTGACGCTGTCCCAGTCGGTGCGGGCCGCGGGCGCGGTGCTGGTGACGACGCCGCAGGACGTGGCACTCGCGGACGTGGTGCGTGCCAAGCAGATGTTCGACAAGGTTCACATTCCCGTGCTGGGCATCGTGGAGAACATGAGCCAGTTCATCTGCCCGAACTGCTCGCACGCCACGCACATCTTCAACCGGGGTGGCGGCCAGAAGGCGGCGCAGATGTTCAGCATCCCCTTCCTGGGAGAGATTCCCCTGGACTTGAAGATCCGCGAGTCGGGTGACGCGGGCGTGCCCGTGGTGCTCAGCGCGCCGGACAGCCCCGAGGCCCTGGCCTTCCGGACGATGGCGCGCAACATCGCCGGCCGCGTCTCCACCGAGAACATGCGCGTGGCGGTGAAGCTCCCGGTGGTACGCTAG
- a CDS encoding 3-hydroxyacyl-CoA dehydrogenase family protein — protein sequence MATEHVVVVGAGQMGSGIAQVALQAGLRVTLVDVSKEGLAKGADRIRAGLKKLAEKGKLDEARLQAAYANLATAERATEVRDVDFAVEAVTENEELKRRIFVELDGVVKPGGIIATNTSSISITRIAAATKRPENVIGMHFMNPVPIMQLVEIIRGAATSEETYQTTRALAEKMGKTTVVSKDFPGFIVNRILIPMLNEACFALMEGVGSVEDIDTAMKLGTNQPMGPLQLADFIGLDTVLYIAEVLHEGLGDDKYRPSPLLRQYVDAGWYGKKSGRGFYKY from the coding sequence ATGGCAACGGAGCACGTCGTCGTCGTCGGGGCAGGACAGATGGGGTCGGGCATCGCCCAGGTGGCGTTGCAGGCGGGCCTGCGCGTCACGCTGGTGGATGTGTCGAAGGAGGGTCTCGCCAAGGGGGCCGATCGCATCCGCGCGGGCCTCAAGAAGCTCGCGGAGAAGGGCAAGCTGGACGAGGCCCGGCTCCAGGCGGCGTACGCGAACCTGGCCACCGCCGAGCGCGCCACCGAGGTGCGGGACGTGGACTTCGCCGTCGAGGCGGTGACGGAGAACGAGGAGCTCAAGCGCCGCATCTTCGTGGAGCTGGACGGCGTGGTGAAGCCGGGGGGCATCATCGCCACCAACACCTCGTCCATCTCCATCACCCGCATCGCCGCGGCGACCAAGCGCCCCGAGAACGTCATCGGCATGCACTTCATGAACCCGGTGCCGATCATGCAGCTGGTGGAGATCATCCGGGGCGCGGCCACCTCCGAGGAGACGTACCAGACGACGCGGGCGCTCGCGGAGAAGATGGGCAAGACGACGGTGGTGTCCAAGGACTTCCCGGGCTTCATCGTCAACCGCATCCTCATCCCCATGCTCAACGAGGCGTGCTTCGCGCTGATGGAGGGTGTGGGCTCGGTGGAGGACATCGACACGGCGATGAAGCTGGGCACCAACCAGCCCATGGGCCCGCTGCAGCTCGCGGACTTCATCGGCCTGGACACCGTGCTCTACATCGCCGAGGTGCTCCACGAGGGCCTGGGCGACGACAAGTACCGCCCGAGCCCCCTGCTGCGTCAGTACGTGGACGCGGGCTGGTACGGCAAGAAGAGCGGCCGCGGTTTCTACAAGTACTAG
- a CDS encoding enoyl-CoA hydratase-related protein, whose product MAYENIRLDTEGAVAVLTIDRPKALNALNTQTFLEMESALLLLPSQVRALIVTGGGDKAFVAGADIAEMATIGSAQAREFSALGHRVMHLLERLTIPTIAAVNGFALGGGCELALACDLIYASDKAKLGLPEATLGVIPGFGGTQRLARAVGKMRAKELIFTADRLDAAKAKEIGLVLEVLPADQLLAHCKAVAAKLIKNGPMALSQAKRVIELGADQDLRTANELESQAFGVLFGSEDQKEGMKAFLEKRPAVFSGR is encoded by the coding sequence ATGGCCTACGAGAACATCCGGCTGGACACCGAGGGCGCCGTCGCCGTCCTCACCATCGACCGCCCCAAGGCGCTCAACGCCCTCAACACCCAGACGTTCCTCGAGATGGAGTCGGCGCTGCTGCTCCTGCCCTCGCAGGTGCGCGCGCTCATCGTCACCGGCGGGGGCGACAAGGCCTTCGTGGCGGGGGCGGACATCGCGGAGATGGCCACCATCGGCTCGGCACAGGCGCGGGAGTTCTCCGCGCTCGGCCACCGCGTCATGCACCTGCTCGAGCGGCTCACCATCCCGACGATCGCCGCGGTGAACGGCTTCGCGCTCGGCGGCGGGTGTGAGCTCGCGCTCGCGTGCGACCTCATCTACGCGTCGGACAAGGCGAAGCTGGGGCTGCCCGAGGCCACCCTCGGCGTCATCCCGGGCTTTGGCGGCACCCAGCGCCTGGCGCGCGCGGTGGGCAAGATGCGCGCGAAGGAGCTCATCTTCACCGCCGACCGGCTGGACGCGGCCAAGGCCAAGGAGATTGGCCTCGTGCTCGAGGTGCTCCCGGCCGACCAGCTCCTCGCGCACTGCAAGGCGGTGGCGGCCAAGCTCATCAAGAACGGCCCGATGGCCCTCTCCCAGGCCAAGCGCGTCATCGAGCTGGGCGCCGATCAGGATCTCCGCACGGCCAACGAGCTGGAGAGCCAGGCGTTCGGAGTGCTCTTCGGCTCCGAGGACCAGAAGGAAGGCATGAAGGCCTTCCTCGAGAAGCGCCCGGCGGTCTTCTCCGGCCGGTAG